AGAAATATCGACATCGCGAGGGGGAACATCGAGGCCTTCGAGCGAGCGGTTGAGGATTCCGGCGGCAGGCTCTCGTGGATAAGGCCGAGGGGGGGATACACCGGATTTGTGAGGCTCAACATCGACGGGATGACGGTAGAAGATCTTTGCCTGAGGCTTATCCGCGAGAGGGACGTCCTGATCCTCCCGGGGAGGGTCTTCGGCGACCCGGCTTCCTTTCGTATAGGCGTGGGGACCAAAACTGAGCAGTTCGAGCGGGGCGTGTCGGCGCTCTCCGACTTCCTGGCGGGAATGTAGCCCCAATCTTCTTGGCAGGTCTTTATGGTTGTGGTTTGTATTTGTCCTAATATGAAATGTTTTTAGATGGCACAAGCATTTAAGGCAGTGTTTTTGCGATATAGTAAATCATTTGTTGGAATAATAAGATGGCGGAGAAAAGGGGAAAAATCGAGTCCACGATCCGCGTCAGGATGAGCACGGCGGACGCCCACTACGGAGGCGGTCTCGTGGACGGGGCGAAGATACTATCCCTCTTCGGCGACGTGGCGACGGAGCTCCTGATAAGGATGGACGGGGACGAGGGACTGTTCCTCCGCTACGACGAGGTGGAGTTCAAGGCCCCGGTCTTCGAAGGGGACTACATCGAGGCGAAAGGTTGGATAACGAAGTCGGGAAACACATCGAGGACCATGGAGTTCGAGGCGAAAAAGGTTATCGGTGCGAGG
The Candidatus Zymogenus saltonus DNA segment above includes these coding regions:
- a CDS encoding 3-aminobutyryl-CoA ammonia lyase, which translates into the protein MAEKRGKIESTIRVRMSTADAHYGGGLVDGAKILSLFGDVATELLIRMDGDEGLFLRYDEVEFKAPVFEGDYIEAKGWITKSGNTSRTMEFEAKKVIGARRDVAPSAADFLKEPVLVARATGVCVTPEELQRDINQ